The proteins below come from a single Triticum aestivum cultivar Chinese Spring chromosome 5D, IWGSC CS RefSeq v2.1, whole genome shotgun sequence genomic window:
- the LOC123123469 gene encoding indole-2-monooxygenase — MEDLVKKPMPETPPRALFLFLFFLFLLFVSWFTGKTRKMQHQQRENNHLPLPPSPPALPIIGHLHLVGSLPHVSLRSLARKYGPDMMLLRLGAARTLVVSSLRGAEAVLRTHDHILASRPSSVVSDILTYGSSDMAFAPYGEYWRQVRKLVTTHMLSVKKVQSFRSAAMEEVSLVMAKINEVATTDGTVDMRELLSLFANDMGCRIVSGKFFLKDGQSKLFRDLTNDTSRLLGGFNVEEYFPGLARVGVFKRAVCAQAERVRNRWADLLDKVIDDHVSKDKSTFDHEDGDFVDILLTFQHEYDLTREHMKAILIDVFAGATDTSANALEFTLAELMRKPRVMGKLQAEVRSNVPQGQEIVSEINVNNMAYLRAVIKESLRLYPIAPLLAPHLAMDDCNIDGYMVPAGTRVMVNAWAIARDSSLWEDAEEFIPERFTDEGSAMHVNFKGNDFQFLPFGAGRRMCPGMNLGIANVELMLANLMYHFDWELPLGVEREDIDMTAVFGLTMRRKEKLLLIPKSWM, encoded by the exons ATGGAAGATCTCGTGAAGAAACCCATGCCAGAGACACCTCCGCGGGCATTGTTTCTGTTCctattcttcctcttcctcttgttTGTAAGCTGGTTCACTGGAAAGACAAGAAAAATGCAGCATCAGCAGCGAGAAAACAACCACCTCCCGCTCCCGCCTTCGCCGCCGGCACTGCCCATCATTGGTCACCTGCACCTCGTCGGCTCCCTCCCGCACGTCTCTCTCCGCAGCCTTGCCAGGAAGTATGGTCCCGACATGATGCTTCTGCGCCTGGGCGCCGCGCGGACCCTCGTGGTGTCGTCGCTGCGTGGCGCAGAGGCAGTGCTGCGCACCCACGACCACATCTTGGCGTCGCGGCCCAGCTCCGTAGTCTCCGACATCCTCACGTACGGCTCGTCTGATATGGCCTTCGCGCCATACGGCGAGTACTGGCGGCAGGTGAGGAAGCTGGTCACCACCCACATGTTGAGCGTTAAGAAGGTGCAGTCTTTCCGCAGCGCTGCCATGGAGGAG GTGAGCTTGGTGATGGCCAAGATTAATGAGGTGGCCACAACCGATGGTACGGTGGACATGAGAGAGCTTCTCAGCTTATTCGCGAATGACATGGGGTGCCGCATCGTATCGGGAAAGTTCTTCCTAAAAGATGGACAGAGCAAGTTGTTCCGGGACCTCACCAACGATACCTCACGGCTGTTAGGAGGGTTCAACGTGGAGGAGTACTTCCCAGGATTGGCAAGGGTAGGAGTGTTTAAGAGGGCAGTTTGTGCCCAAGCCGAGAGAGTGAGGAATAGATGGGCTGATCTGCTAGACAAGGTGATCGACGATCATGTGAGCAAGGATAAGTCAACGTTTGATCACGAGGATGGTGATTTTGTAGATATTCTGTTGACTTTTCAGCACGAGTATGATCTCACAAGAGAGCACATGAAAGCTATCCTGATA GATGTATTTGCCGGTGCAACAGACACATCAGCTAACGCCCTCGAATTCACCTTGGCCGAGCTCATGAGGAAGCCACGTGTGATGGGGAAGCTACAAGCTGAGGTGAGGAGTAACGTACCCCAGGGACAAGAAATTGTCAGTGAAATCAACGTGAACAATATGGCATACCTAAGAGCAGTCATAAAGGAGTCGCTTCGACTGTATCCTATTGCGCCTCTCCTTGCTCCACACCTTGCCATGGATGACTGCAATATTGATGGATATATGGTTCCTGCTGGGACGCGTGTCATGGTCAATGCATGGGCCATTGCTAGGGACTCGAGCTTGTGGGAGGACGCAGAAGAGTTCATACCTGAAAGATTTACAGATGAAGGCAGCGCTATGCATGTCAATTTCAAGGGGAATGATTTCCAGTTCTTGCCATTCGGGGCAGGACGAAGGATGTGCCCCGGTATGAACCTCGGAATCGCTAATGTTGAGCTTATGTTGGCAAACCTCATGTACCATTTTGACTGGGAACTTCCGCTTGGAGTTGAGAGAGAAGACATTGATATGACAGCGGTGTTTGGGCTAACCATGCGCCGGAAGGAGAAACTATTGTTAATTCCAAAATCCTGGATGTAG
- the LOC123125978 gene encoding folylpolyglutamate synthase, with protein MPQPPLVAAASLCCRLLLSSPLASSRTRRFLPRAMESSSSTAAAAAEHAGGAAVGEYEEVLARLSSLITQKVRADTGNRGNQWDLMGRYLQILELEEPMARMKVIHVAGTKGHPCRAARSGSSDSSAHQSAAAT; from the exons ATGCCTCAACCCCCtctcgtcgccgccgccagccTCTGCTGCCGCCTACTcctctcctcgccgctcgcctcctCCCGCACCCGCCGCTTCCTCCCCCGCGCCATGGAGTcgtcctcctccaccgccgccgccgctgcggagCACGCAG GTGGCGCGGCGGTGGGGGAGTACGAGGAGGTGCTGGCCCGGCTCTCCTCGCTCATCACGCAGAAGGTGCGCGCGGACACCGGCAACCGCGGCAACCAGTGGGACCTCATGGGCCGCTACCTCCAG ATTCTGGAGCTGGAGGAGCCCATGGCGCGGATGAAGGTCATCCATGTCGCCGGCACCAAAGGTCATCCATGTCGCGCGGCCCGATCGGGGAGCTCCGATTCGTCTGCCCACCAGTCAG CAGCAGCAACCTAG